TCACGCTTGGAAATGAAGGCGAAGGCGAAGGCGGCGATGCTGATCGTCCACGGCTCGACGATCGCGCGGGCGCGGACGGTTGCGCCGACGTCGTGACGATAGGCGAGCGCCGCTAGCATGACGTCGCTCCACGCCAGCGCCAGCACCGCAACGGGAAGCAGCCATTCAAGGCCGTAGATGCCCGAATTGGGGAACATCACCCGGGGGAACAGGAACAGCAGCGCCATTCCAACGACCGCCGCCATCAACGCGACCAGCAGGGCGTCCCAGGTGACGCAGACATGCGGCTTTTCGGTCTTGCTTAGTTGCTGGGCGAGCCCGCGCTTGAGGCCGAGGGTCGACAATTGCGCGACGAATTCGACCACCAGCACGGCGTAGGCGAAGCGGCCGAGCGCCTCGGCCCCGTACATCCGCCCGGCAATGAACAGGAACGGCAACCGCGCCGCTAGCCGCAACAGGAAACCGAAGAAGTTGATGCGCCCGCCACGCGCCAGCGCGGCAAGATCCTGGCGACCGGCTTCAGCGGTTTCAGCGCTCAATGCGCGACGCCCCAGTTGGCGCCCCAGCCCACTTCGACGCTGAGCGGCACGTCGAGCGTGACCACCGGCTCACCAGCCGCGGCCATGACGTCACGGATCACCGCCGCCGCACGCTCCTCGTCGCCATGAGGCACTTCGAACACGAGTTCGTCGTGCACCGACAGCAGCATCCGGGTGCCGCTCAGCCCGGCAGCCGCGAGCGCGGCCGGCATCTTGACCATCGCGCGCTTGATGATGTCGGCGCTGGTGCCCTGGATCGGCGCGTTGATCGCCGCCCGCTCGGCTCCCTGGCGCAGGTTCATCACCCCGGAGCGGATGTTGGGGAAATGCGTCTTGCGCCCGAACAGGGTCTGGCTGAACCCGCATTCGCGAACCTGCTGGAGAGTGGTCGAGATATAGCTTTTGATGCCCGGGAAACGCTCGAAATAGCGGTCGATCATGTCCTTGGCCTCGTCCCGGCCGATCCCCATCCGGCCGGCGAGGCCGAAGGCGGAGATGCCGTAGAGGATGGCGAAGTTGATCGTCTTAGCCTTGTTGCGGCTTTCCTTGCCTTCGTCGCCGAACACTTCGCGTGCGGTAATGGTGTGGACGTCGTCGCCCCGCGCAAAGGCCTCCTTCAGCTGCGGCACGTCCGCCATGTGCGCGGCCAGGCGCAGCTCGATCTGGCCATAGTCGGCCGACAGCAGGCTGTGGCCCTCCTCGGCGATAAAGGCGTTGCGGATGCGCGCCCCGATCTCGGTCCGGATCGGGATGTTCTGCAGATTGGGATCGTTCGACGACAGCCGCCCGGTCTGCGCCGCGGCCAGCGCATAGCGGGTGTGGACCCGGCCGGTGCGCGGATCGATCTGGGTCTGCAGCGCGTCGGTATAGGTGACCCTGAGCTTGGTCAGCTGACGCCATTCGAGAACGCGGCGGGCGACCTCCACCCCCTCGGCCTCGAGCCGCTCGAGCTCGGCCTGGTCGGTAGAATAGGCGCCCGACTTGCCCTTGCGTCCGCCCTTCAATCCCAGGCGGTCGTACAGCACCGAGCCGAGCTGCTGCGGCGACCCGATGGTGAAGGGACCGCCGGCGGCCTCGTAGATCACCTCTTCCAGCCGCACTGTCTCGGTCGCGAAGGTCTCCGACAGTTCGGCAAGATAAGCGCGGTCGACCTTGATCCCCTCGCGCTCCATCTGCCCGATCACCGGGACCAGCGGCAGGTCGACCAGGCGGTAGACCCGGGTCGAATTCTCCGCCGCCAGGCGATGCTCGATCCGGTGCCACAGCCGCCACACCATGTCGGCATTCTCGGCGGCATATTCGGTCGCGGCGGCGATCGGCGCGTCGCCGAAGCGGATGGTCTTCTGCCCGGTCCCGCAGACGGCTTTCAGAGGCAGGCAAGCATGCTCGAAATGCCGCTTCACCAATTCGTCGAGGCCGTGGCCGAAGCGCCCGCTGTCGAGCGCGAAGCTGCCCAGCATGACGTCCTCTCCCGCGGCGACGGTGATGCCGAGATCGGCCAGCAGGCGCAGCTGATCCTTGAGGTTGTGGCCGATCTTGAGGACCGACGAATCCTCCAGCAGCGGCTTCAACAACTCCAGGCCTGCCGTCAAGCCGATCTGAGCCGGGCCCTCGCTCAGCAGGTCGCCGCCGCCGTGCCCGAGCGGGACATAGGCCGCGCGGCCCGGCGCCAGCGCGAGGCTGACCCCGGCCAGCCCCTCGGCCAGGCCATGACCGCCATCGCCCTGCAGGTCGATTGCGACCTTGCCCTGCTCGCGGGCTTCGGCAAGCCACTGCTCCAGCGTCGCGGCGTCGGAGATGGTCAAATAGGTCGAACGATCGACGCTGATCGCTTCCGCTTCGCCAGGGCCGGCCGGCAGCGGCGCCGGGGCCGGCCGTTCGCCATTCGACGGCCGCGCGCCCTGTCCAACCATCCGGTTGAGCAGGGTCTTGAAGCCCTGGTCGACCAGGAAGTCGCGCAGTGGCTCTTCGGGAATGTTCTTGAGCTCAAGCGCGTCGAGCGGCTCGGGCAGGTTCATCTCGCACACCAACCGCACCAGCTCACGGCTGAGGCGGGCCGATTCGGCATGCTCGATCAGGTTCTGGCGCAGCTTGGGCTTCTTGATCCCGTCGGCCGCGGCCAGCACCGCTTCCAGGCTGCCATGCTCCTGGATCAATTGGCTGGCGGTCTTCGGCCCGACACCCGGGACGCCGGGAACATTGTCGACGCTGTCGCCCATCAGCGCCAGCACGTCGCCCAGCTGCTCGGGCGGCACGCCGAACTTCTCGACCACTGCCGCACGGTCGAAGCGGCGGTCGTTCATGGTGTCGAGCATGTCGACACTGCCGTCCTCGATCAGCTGCATCAGATCCTTGTCGGAACTGACGATGGTCGTCATCCACCCGTTCTTCTTCGCCTCGGTGACGTAGCAGGCGATGATGTCGTCGGCCTCCAGCCCCGCTTCCTCGATGCAGGGAATCGAGAAAGCCCGGGTCGCAACGCGGATCAGCGGCAGTTGCGGGACAAGGTCCTCGGGCGCGGGCGGGCGGTGCGCCTTATACTGGTCGTACATCTCGTTGCGGAACGAGGAGGACCCCTTGTCGAGGATCACCGCCATGTGGGTCGGCCCGTCGGCCTTGGACAGGCTCTCGGCGAGCTTCCAAAGCATCGCGGTGTAGCCGTAGACCGCGCCGACGTTCATCCCGTGGCGGTTGGTCAGCGGCGGCAGCCGGTGATAGGCGCGGAAGATGTAGCTCGATCCGTCGACGAGATAGAGATGGGGCTGGGCGTCAGGCATGAACGCAGGGCTTTAGCAGGTTCGCTCCCGCAGGAAACGCCCGGCGATAAGCCTGCGCCCCTTTGATCCTGGTCAATGCGGCCGGCCGCGAGGTCGGCCACTCTCCGCGCAACAGACAGGAGAGGTTCGATGACCGACCGTTTCGACAAGCAATTGCTGCTCGCCCGCGGCGAAGTAGTCGCCCCGCCGCAGCAGGCCGATGCGCCCGAACTGCCCTTTTGCAGGGATCGCAACTTCGGCCTACCGCCCGCGCTGCTGCTTGGCGTCTTCGGCTTCTTCTTCGCCTATCTCGCTGTGATGTGGGTGGGCTTCGCGGCCGACGGGCTGGTGCTGCCGATGGCGGTGAACTTCATCTTCGTCGCCGCCTTCGCCTTTGTCCCGGCCAAGTGGGCGACGATGAAGCCTGACCACAAGGTCAAGGCGCTGGACTGGGCGAACTTTCGGGCGCGCGGCATCGATACCGCGACCGGGCCGACGTCGGCGGGGGAAGCGGCAACGCTGGTCCTGCTGCTGCCGGCCTGCATCCTGTTCTGGGGGATCGCCACCACCACCATCGCGGCGCTGGTGTGATCCCCTTGGCTTGCCTCAGGGCAAGCCACCAATCCCCAGCTGCGCGGCGTCGACCAGTTCGATGCCGCGCAAACCATGCCGCCGGATCGCGCCGCTTCGCTCGAGCGCGGAAAGCTGCCGGCTGACCGTCTCTATGGTGAGGCCCAGCAGCCCCGCCACCTCCGCCCGGCTGAGCGGAAGGTCGAAGCGCGCGGCCGGATGGCACGGCGAATCGCTTGCCGCGTCGGCCATTGCCAGCAGGAACGCGGCGACCCGCTCCCGAGCGCTGTGCCGGCCGACCATCGCCATCAGCGAGCGCGCGCCGAACAGATCCTCGGACGAGCGCCGCAGCAGCGCCCGGGCAAGCTCGGGATAGCGCTCCACCGCGGCTTCATAATCCTGGCGGGTGAACAGGCAGACCTCGCTTTGCGTCAGCGCCACTACGTCGAACCGGGCCAGCGGCGCGAACAGCTCGCCGACGAAGCCCGCCGGATGGATCAGGCTGAGGATTCGCTCATGACCCTCGGCATCCGAGGTGCTGATCTTCAGCGCGCCGCGCACCAGGGTCGCGCAGCGGTCGTTGGGCTCGCCTGCCGGGAACAGGGTTTCGCCCGGCGCCAGTATCCGGTGCCGGCCGAGCCGCGCCAGATCCGCCCGCTCCCCCTCGTCCAGCGCCGCACAGGCCGCGCGATCGCGGACCGGACAAGTAGCGCAGGCAAGCGGGCTCGAGGTCATGCCCTCCGCTTAGCCGATTGCCACCGGGGATTGCCACCGCCCGCCCCGCGTCCGATGACACGGGCATGGGTGAGAGATTCGAACGCCACCGGCAGCCTTGGACCGCCGACGAGAACACCAAGCTCCACACGCTGGCGGCCAAGGGCATGGGCCTCAAGGCCATCGCCAAGGCGCTGACCCGAAGCGAGGAAAGCACGCAGGCCCAGGCCAAGGTGCTGAAACTCAAGATCGCCAAAATGCGGTGACTGACCCGGCGCTGGATCAGTCGACCAGCACGGTATCCTTGGCCTGCGCCAGCGTGCGGGGAAAATCGCGGGTGAAGTGCAGCCCGCGGCTCTCGCGGCGGGCGAGGGCGGAGCGGATGATCAGGTCGGCGACCTCGACCAGGTTGCGCAGTTCGATCAGGTCGGGCGTGACCCGGAAGTGGGCGTAATAGTCGGTCACTTCCTGCCGCAGCATGTCGATCCGCCGCTTGGCCCGCTCCAGCCGCTTGGTGGTGCGGACGATCCCAACGTAATTCCACATAAACCGGCGGATCTCGCCCCAGGTCTGGGTGATCACCACTTCCTCGTCGCTGTCGGTAACCCGGCTTTCGTCCCACTCGCGCACCTTGGCCAGCGGCGGCAGTTGCTCCCACCGCTCGAGGATGTCGCGCGCCGCCGCCTGGCCGTACACCAGGCATTCCAGCAGCGAGTTGGAGGCGAGGCGGTTGGCGCCGTGGAGGCCGCTTTCGGTCACTTCGCCCGCGGCATACAGCCCCGGTGCGTCGGTCCGCCCGGCCAAGTCCACCACTACCCCGCCGCAGGTGTAATGCTGCGCCGGAACGACTGGGATCGGCCCGGTCGTCATGTCGATGCCAAGGCCGATCAGCTTCTCATAGATGTTGGGGAAGTGGGCGCGGACGAACTCGGGCTCGCGGTGCGAGATGTCGAGGTGGACGTAGTCGAGGCCGTCGCGCTTGATCTCATTGTCGATCGCCCGCGCCACCACGTCGCGCGGGGCAAGCTCGCCGCGCTCGTCATAGTCGGGCATGAAACGGTGCCCGGTCAGCGGATGCTTGAGGATCCCGCCTTCGCCCCGCACCGCCTCGGTGATCAGGAAGTTCTTGGTCTCCAGATGGTAGAGGCAGGTCGGGTGGAACTGCATCATTTCCATGTTGGAGACCCGGCACCCCGCGCGCCAGGCCATGGCGATACCATCGCCCGTCGCTCCCCGCGGGGCGGTTGAATAGAGATACACCCGCCCTGCCCCGCCGGTGGCGAGGATGGTCGCGCGAGCGGTCAGCGTCTCGACCTTTCGGGTCGCGCGGTTGAGCGCATACAGCCCGTGCACCGCCCCGCCGGTCGAGAAACGCTCCTCGTGGCGACCGGTGATCAGGTCGATCGCCACCATGTCAGGCAGCAAGGTGATGTTGGGATTGGCGGCGGCGGCGCGTTCCAGCGCCTGTTGCACCGCCCAGCCGGTGGCGTCGGCGACATGCACGATCCGGCGGTGGCTGTGCCCGCCCTCGCGGGTAAGGTGAAGCGCGCCATCTTCCTGCGCGAAGGGCACGCCGAGCTCGATCAGCCGCTCGATCGCGGCGGGCGCGGCGCCGACCACATGCTCGACCACGTGCCGGTCGTTGAGCCCGGCACCGGCCACCATCGTGTCCTCGACATGCGCCTCGAAGCTGTCGCCTTCCTCAAGCACCGCCGCGATCCCGCCCTGCGCCCAGCCGGTCGCGCCGTCGCTGAGAGGGCCCTTGGCGATTACCGCCACCTTTTTGTCGGTGGCGAGGTTGAGCGCCGCGGTCAGCCCGGCGGCGCCTGAACCGATCACCAGGATATCGAACTGCCGGACCATGCACTCTCCTCTGCGGCCGGGCTTAAGCCGGGTGCTGAGCGAAAGTATAGCGATCGGGCGAAACGGCGGACGCTTTACGCCTCGCACCAGAGCGGACCAGTTTTGTCTCATTTCGGGAATTCATCGACCGTCGCGATCGCATTAATTTTTTGCTAACAATGTCAGCGACTCGATGAGTTAACCGAAATCATAGTCTGGGGGTTCAGATGAAGCTTGCACTTACCGGCGCCGCGCTGGCGCTCACGATCACCGCCACTCCCGCGAGTGCAGCCACCAATCTTCTGACCAACGGCAGCTTCGAAAGCGGCTTCACCGGCTGGACCCAGAGCCTTTCCGGTATGCCGGTCGGCACCGCTCCGGTCGTGATCGCCTATAACCAGGCATCGCAATATCCGACCGGTGCCTTCGGCGAAGCCATCGGCACCAACACCGTCACGAGCGCAAGCCCCGATGCGGTCGGCAACAGCCTGGCCTATTTCTCGTCGGACACGGCGAACCCGCACTCGCTGTCGCAGCTGGTGAATCTCGTTGCAGGCACCGTTTACAACATCGGCTTCGATTATTACGTGCCGCGCAACGGCTACGATAATCCGTTCGACGCGACCCTCGGCTTCACGGTCGGCGGGACGGCGGTCGGAACGACGCTGTCGGCGGGCAGCCCTTCGGGCACCCCGGTTGCGAGCTGGCAGAACTTCGCCACCTCCTTCACCGCGACGTCGAGTGGGCCGCAGTCGGTGGCCTTCAACTTCCGTGGTGGCGGCGTGACCGCGGCCGACTTCGGGGTCGATCGCGTCTACGTCACTGCCGCTGTTCCTGAGCCCGGCACCTGGGCCCTGATGCTGTTCGGCTTCGGCGCCGTAGGGGTGGCGATGCGTCGCCGCCGTCCGCTGCTGCAGATGGCCTGAACCCAGTTTCAAGCTTGAGAATTAATGGCCCGGCCCTCTCACGAGGGTCGGGTCATTTGCTTCTGGTCAGGCTCAGGA
Above is a window of Sphingomonas glaciei DNA encoding:
- a CDS encoding PEPxxWA-CTERM sorting domain-containing protein, which codes for MKLALTGAALALTITATPASAATNLLTNGSFESGFTGWTQSLSGMPVGTAPVVIAYNQASQYPTGAFGEAIGTNTVTSASPDAVGNSLAYFSSDTANPHSLSQLVNLVAGTVYNIGFDYYVPRNGYDNPFDATLGFTVGGTAVGTTLSAGSPSGTPVASWQNFATSFTATSSGPQSVAFNFRGGGVTAADFGVDRVYVTAAVPEPGTWALMLFGFGAVGVAMRRRRPLLQMA
- the polA gene encoding DNA polymerase I, whose amino-acid sequence is MPDAQPHLYLVDGSSYIFRAYHRLPPLTNRHGMNVGAVYGYTAMLWKLAESLSKADGPTHMAVILDKGSSSFRNEMYDQYKAHRPPAPEDLVPQLPLIRVATRAFSIPCIEEAGLEADDIIACYVTEAKKNGWMTTIVSSDKDLMQLIEDGSVDMLDTMNDRRFDRAAVVEKFGVPPEQLGDVLALMGDSVDNVPGVPGVGPKTASQLIQEHGSLEAVLAAADGIKKPKLRQNLIEHAESARLSRELVRLVCEMNLPEPLDALELKNIPEEPLRDFLVDQGFKTLLNRMVGQGARPSNGERPAPAPLPAGPGEAEAISVDRSTYLTISDAATLEQWLAEAREQGKVAIDLQGDGGHGLAEGLAGVSLALAPGRAAYVPLGHGGGDLLSEGPAQIGLTAGLELLKPLLEDSSVLKIGHNLKDQLRLLADLGITVAAGEDVMLGSFALDSGRFGHGLDELVKRHFEHACLPLKAVCGTGQKTIRFGDAPIAAATEYAAENADMVWRLWHRIEHRLAAENSTRVYRLVDLPLVPVIGQMEREGIKVDRAYLAELSETFATETVRLEEVIYEAAGGPFTIGSPQQLGSVLYDRLGLKGGRKGKSGAYSTDQAELERLEAEGVEVARRVLEWRQLTKLRVTYTDALQTQIDPRTGRVHTRYALAAAQTGRLSSNDPNLQNIPIRTEIGARIRNAFIAEEGHSLLSADYGQIELRLAAHMADVPQLKEAFARGDDVHTITAREVFGDEGKESRNKAKTINFAILYGISAFGLAGRMGIGRDEAKDMIDRYFERFPGIKSYISTTLQQVRECGFSQTLFGRKTHFPNIRSGVMNLRQGAERAAINAPIQGTSADIIKRAMVKMPAALAAAGLSGTRMLLSVHDELVFEVPHGDEERAAAVIRDVMAAAGEPVVTLDVPLSVEVGWGANWGVAH
- a CDS encoding Crp/Fnr family transcriptional regulator: MTSSPLACATCPVRDRAACAALDEGERADLARLGRHRILAPGETLFPAGEPNDRCATLVRGALKISTSDAEGHERILSLIHPAGFVGELFAPLARFDVVALTQSEVCLFTRQDYEAAVERYPELARALLRRSSEDLFGARSLMAMVGRHSARERVAAFLLAMADAASDSPCHPAARFDLPLSRAEVAGLLGLTIETVSRQLSALERSGAIRRHGLRGIELVDAAQLGIGGLP
- the nadB gene encoding L-aspartate oxidase, whose translation is MVRQFDILVIGSGAAGLTAALNLATDKKVAVIAKGPLSDGATGWAQGGIAAVLEEGDSFEAHVEDTMVAGAGLNDRHVVEHVVGAAPAAIERLIELGVPFAQEDGALHLTREGGHSHRRIVHVADATGWAVQQALERAAAANPNITLLPDMVAIDLITGRHEERFSTGGAVHGLYALNRATRKVETLTARATILATGGAGRVYLYSTAPRGATGDGIAMAWRAGCRVSNMEMMQFHPTCLYHLETKNFLITEAVRGEGGILKHPLTGHRFMPDYDERGELAPRDVVARAIDNEIKRDGLDYVHLDISHREPEFVRAHFPNIYEKLIGLGIDMTTGPIPVVPAQHYTCGGVVVDLAGRTDAPGLYAAGEVTESGLHGANRLASNSLLECLVYGQAAARDILERWEQLPPLAKVREWDESRVTDSDEEVVITQTWGEIRRFMWNYVGIVRTTKRLERAKRRIDMLRQEVTDYYAHFRVTPDLIELRNLVEVADLIIRSALARRESRGLHFTRDFPRTLAQAKDTVLVD